The genomic window GACCCACCCCACTACCCCGACCCACCCCGCTCCACCACCCCGACCCACCCCACCACCCCGACCCACCCCGCTCCACCACCCCGACCCACCCCACCACCCCGACCCACCCCACCACCCCGACCCACCCCGCTCCACCACCCCGACCCACCCCACCACCCCGACCCACCCCGCTCCACCACCCCGCTCCACCACCCCgacccaccccaccaccccaaCCCACCCCGCTCCACCACCCCGACCCACCCCGCTCCACCACCCCAACCCACCCCGCTCCACCACCCCgacccaccccaccaccccaaCCCACCCCGCTCCACCACCCCGACCCACCCCACCACCCCGACCCACCCCGCTCCACCACCCCGACCCACCCCACCACCCCGACCCACCCCGCTCCACCACCCCGCTCCACCACCCCGACCCACCCCACCACCCCGACCCACCCCACCACCCCGACCCACCCCGCTCCACCACCCCGACCCACCCCACCACCCCGACCCACCCCGCTCCACCACCCCGACCCACCCCACCACCCCGACCCACCCCGCTCCACCACCCCGCTCCACCACCCCGACCCACCCCACCACCCCgacccaccccaccaccccaaCCCACCCCGCTCCACCACCCCGACCCACCCCACCACCCCgacccaccccaccaccccaaCCCACCCCGCTCCACCACCCCAACCTACTTTTCCTAGAATAGCAAAGTGCTTCATTTGATTGAATTGTAGAACTCTTTGCGCCTCCAGCTCTCGGCTCTAACCATAACCGTGaccctcctctcctgtcagggCACCCTTCcagcactcctcctctctcctctctcagaggaaCATATGATGGACGTGAGACAAGGCAAGAGACGAGATGTCTGACGGACTCCCTACGGGATCCTGGACGTCTTCAGTCTCTCCGACGGACCATCAACTGTCTGGTCCCTTAATAATCGCTGGCTGGACTGTATGGTAACACGTCTGTTCTCTGTAGACAAAGAGgagcctctctctcactctctataccaatctccctctctctctctctctctctctctctctctctctctctctctctctctctctctctctctctctatatatatatatatatatatatatatatatatatatatacaaatctagcagtctttctctctctctctataccaatctccctctctttctttctctctcactctctctctctctcatccccctctatctctctctctctctcatccctcttttcTTCTCTATGAATAAGTGTAATATTTGGGACGATAGAGAGGTCAGGGAAGCTATGTGTCTTGTGTGACAGCAGTGATAAGTGGGTGTGTGGTGACCCAATCTTCTCTGATGAACTGTCATCCCTCTTTCATCCTGTCTGACTCAAGCCGGACAGAAAGAGGTGTCTAAATCCACCCAAGCAGGGGCTGCTTTTCACATCAGACTCCTCATCactcccccccttcctcctctcctactcctccccttcttcctccttcctcccctccccaccaacCCCCACTCCATCCTCCACACTACTAAACAGGCCTAACCTGTCAGCTCATCCCCCTCTGGCCCTTCCTCCACACTACTAAACAGCCCTAACCTGTCAGCTCATCCTCCTCTGGCCCTTCCTCCACACTACTAAACAGCCCTAACCTGTCAGCTCATCCCCCTCTGTCCCATCCTCCACACTACTAAACAGCCCTAACCTGTCAGCTCATCctcctctgtcccttcctccACACTACTAAACAGCCCTAACGTGTCAGCTCATCctcctctgtcccttcctccccacTACTAAACAGCCCTAACTTGTCAGCTCATCctcctctgtcccttcctccACACTACAAAACAACCCTAACCTGTCTTCTCATCCTCATCTGTCCCTTCCTCCACACTACTAAACAGCCCTAACCTGTCAGCTCATCcccctctgtcccttcctccaCACTACTAAACAGCCCTAACCTGTCAGCTCATCCCCCTCTGTCCCATCCTCCACACTACTAAACAGCCCTAACCTGTCAGCTCATCctcctctgtcccttcctccACACTACTAAACAGCCCTAACCTGTCAGCTCATCctcctctgtcccttcctccccacTACTAAACAGACTTAACTTGTCAGCTCATCctcctctgtcccttcctccACACTACTAAACAGCCCTAACCTGTCAGCTCAtccccctctgtcctttcctcccttcatccacactaCTAAACAGCCCTAACCTGTCAGCTCATCCCCCTCT from Oncorhynchus mykiss isolate Arlee chromosome 15, USDA_OmykA_1.1, whole genome shotgun sequence includes these protein-coding regions:
- the LOC118938906 gene encoding extensin-like translates to MFFTVLIRSDYYIPQDVEQQMIDVLWCFYENIYSPHSTSSFTTHPAPPPRPTPLHHPDPPRFTTPDSPRSTTPTHPTTPTHPAPPPRPTPPPRPTPLHHPDPPHHPDPPHHPDPPRSTTPTHPTTPTHPAPPPRSTTPTHPTTPTHPAPPPRPTPLHHPNPPRSTTPTHPTTPTHPAPPPRPTPPPRPTPLHHPDPPHHPDPPRSTTPLHHPDPPHHPDPPHHPDPPRSTTPTHPTTPTHPAPPPRPTPPPRPTPLHHPAPPPRPTPPPRPTPPPQPTPLHHPDPPHHPDPPHHPNPPRSTTPTYFS